ATTCTGACCGACGGCCGCGCCAATATCTCCGCCGACGGCTCGCCGGGCCGGAAACAGGCCGGCGAAGATGCAAAAGCCGCTGCCAAAGCCATCGCGCGTGCCGCAATCGACGCGCTGGTCGTGGACATATCCGCGCGGCCCGGCCCCGATGGCGCTGCACTGGCCGAAGCTATGCAGGCGCGGTTCCTCGCGCTGCCCCGTGCCGATGCAAAGGCACTCCACTCGGCAATCTCGGCGGCCAACCCCGCCAAAGCACTGGCATGAGCCGCGCGCTAAGCTGGGAACGCGAAGGCCGCATCTGGCCGCATCGCGAAACCAGTGAATTCGTCCGATCGGGGGGCGCACACTGGCACATCCAGCGAATGGGCGATCCAGCCGCTCCGCCGCTATTGCTGCTCCACGGCACCGGCGGGTCTGTCCATTCGTGGCGAGGACCGATGCCGCTGCTGGCCGGACACTATCACGTCGTCGCCCCCGACCTTCCCCGTCACGCTTTCACGCAAGGTCATCTGCCCGACGATCTCAGCCTGCCGCGCATGGCTTCGCAGGTCGCCCTTCTGAACGAAACGCTCGGGATCGAACCTGCCGGGATCATCGGTCATTCGGCAGGCGCCGCGCTCGCGCTGCAACTCGCGCTCGACCACCAGTTTGGCGGCCCCATCGTCGGTCTGAATTCGGCGCTGCGCCCCTTTCCCGGTCCCGCCGCACAAATCTTTCCGGCGGTTGCCAAGCTTCTGTTCGTCAATCCGCTGGTTCCGCGCATCTTTTCCGGTCTTGCCGCTTTCTCGGGCGACACCGAGCGCTTCCTCGTCCGCGCGACCGGTTCGCATATCGATGCGGACGGGCTCGCCTGCTACGAGGCGCTGCTCACCAATCCGCGCCACACCAAGGGTGCGCTCGCGATGATGGCGAACTGGGACCTGCCTACGCTGCGGACGCGGATGCGGGAGATCGCCAACCCCGTCCTGATGGTGCACTCGGACAAAGACGCGGCGATCCCGCTCGACTGGGCGCGAGAGGCGCAGGGCTGGCTGCCAAACGCCGAGCTCAAGGCTATCGAGGGCTTCGGCCATCTCGCCCACGAGGAAGCGCCCGATAAGGTCTTTGCCCTGATTTCGGACTTCCTCGCTGCCCATGCTATGGCGCGCGCAGGCTAGGGAGCGCAGACGCGATGGAAGGCAATTTCGGCTGGATCGAGCTCGTATTTTTCTACGGCATCGCGATCTCTTTCGG
The Erythrobacter sp. THAF29 DNA segment above includes these coding regions:
- the bchO gene encoding alpha/beta fold hydrolase BchO yields the protein MSRALSWEREGRIWPHRETSEFVRSGGAHWHIQRMGDPAAPPLLLLHGTGGSVHSWRGPMPLLAGHYHVVAPDLPRHAFTQGHLPDDLSLPRMASQVALLNETLGIEPAGIIGHSAGAALALQLALDHQFGGPIVGLNSALRPFPGPAAQIFPAVAKLLFVNPLVPRIFSGLAAFSGDTERFLVRATGSHIDADGLACYEALLTNPRHTKGALAMMANWDLPTLRTRMREIANPVLMVHSDKDAAIPLDWAREAQGWLPNAELKAIEGFGHLAHEEAPDKVFALISDFLAAHAMARAG